Proteins encoded in a region of the Quercus lobata isolate SW786 chromosome 8, ValleyOak3.0 Primary Assembly, whole genome shotgun sequence genome:
- the LOC115954506 gene encoding potassium transporter 2, with the protein MDLDYSKCWKTPKKESWKTALLLSYQSLGVVYGDLSISPLYVYKSTFAEDIQHSDSNEEIFGVLSFVFWTLTLIPLFKYVFIVLRADDNGEGGTFALYSLICRHARVSLLPNRQVADEALSTYKLEQPPEKKNSSRVKFVLEKYKWLHTALLILVLVGTCMVIGDGVLTPAISVFSAVSGLELSMSKEHHQYAVVPITCFILLCLFALQHYGTHRVGFFFAPIVLTWLLCISALGLYNIIHWNPHIYKALSPYYMFIFLKKTRISGWMSLGGTLLCITGSEAMFADLGHFSYTAIQIAFTFLVYPALILAYMGQAAYLSQHHHSSHVISFYVSVPAPVRWPVLVVAILASVVGSQAIISGTFSIINQSQSLGCFPRVKVIHTSDKIHGQIYIPEINWMLMILCIAVTIGFRDTKHMGNASGLAVMTVMLVTTCLTSLVIIICWQKPPIIAITFLLFFGSIELLYFSASLTKFKEGAWLPILLALILMTVMFVWHYATIKKYEYDLHNKVSLEWLLALGPSLGIARVPGIGLVFSDLTSGIPANFSRFVTNLPAFHRILIFVCVKSVPVPHVPPAERYLVGRVGPTAHRSYRCIVRYGYRDVHQDVHSFETELVERLADFIRYDWHQTNWSNSCNGDDASRSNESSSESKLAVIGTVAFSGPPAYEIEENVQPESVSIEFPTVESVRDVIEMEPVGKRVRFAIDDESETDVQTEVEAQLQEELAYLYAAQQAGTAFILGHSHVRAKQGSSLFKRLAIDFGYNFLRRNCRGPDVALKVPTVSLLEVGMVYVV; encoded by the exons ATGGATCTTGATTATAGCAAGTGTTGGAAAACTCCAAAG AAGGAGTCTTGGAAGACAGCCCTCCTCTTATCCTACCAAAGCCTTGGTGTGGTATATGGGGACCTGAGCATTTCCCCATTATATGTCTACAAAAGCACATTTGCAGAAGATATTCAACATTCAGATTCCAATGAAGAGATTTTTGGCgttctttcttttgtcttttggACTCTCACTCTAATCCCTCTATTCAAGTATGTCTTTATAGTACTTCGAGCTgatgacaatggagagg GTGGTACTTTTGCCCTTTATTCATTGATATGTAGGCACGCCAGAGTGAGCCTTCTACCCAATAGACAGGTTGCAGATGAAGCACTCTCTACATATAAACTGGAACAGCCTCCAGAGAAGAAAAACAGTTCAAGGGTGAAATTTGTGCTTGAGAAGTACAAATGGTTGCACACTGCTTTGCTAATCTTGGTTCTTGTTGGGACTTGTATGGTAATTGGAGATGGAGTGCTCACTCCAGCCATTTCAG TTTTCTCTGCGGTTTCTGGCCTTGAGCTATCCATGTCCAAGGAACACCACCAGT ATGCGGTGGTTCCAATTACTTGCTTCATACTATTGTGTCTATTTGCGCTTCAACACTACGGCACACATCGTGTTGGGTTTTTCTTTGCACCAATTGTGTTGACATGGCTACTATGCATCAGTGCCCTTGGCTTATACAATATAATTCACTGGAATCCGCATATCTACAAAGCTCTTTCCCCATATTACATGTTCATATTCTTGAAGAAGACAAGGATAAGTGGATGGATGTCTTTGGGTGGAACATTGTTGTGCATCACAG GTTCAGAGGCAATGTTTGCTGATCTTGGCCATTTCTCATACACTGCAATTCAG ATTGCTTTTACCTTTCTGGTTTATCCAGCACTTATATTGGCTTATATGGGTCAAGCTGCTTACTTGTCACAGCATCACCACTCCAGCCACGTCATCAGTTTTTATGTCTCAGTTCCTG CACCCGTGAGGTGGCCGGTGCTTGTAGTTGCCATTCTTGCTTCTGTTGTTGGAAGCCAGGCAATCATAAGTGGAACATTCTCTATCATAAACCAAAGCCAATCACTTGGTTGCTTCCCAAGAGTCAAGGTCATTCACACCTCTGACAAGATACATGGCCAGATTTATATCCCTGAGATCAACTGGATGCTCATGATCCTCTGCATTGCTGTGACCATAGGATTCAGAGACACAAAACACATGGGGAATGCATCTG GGTTAGCAGTGATGACTGTGATGTTAGTGACTACATGCCTCACATCCTTGGTTATCATCATTTGTTGGCAAAAGCCCCCTATTATAGCTATCACCTTCCTGCTCTTCTTTGGCTCTATTGAATTACTCTACTTCTCAGCTTCGCTCACCAAGTTCAAAGAGGGTGCCTGGCTTCCCATCCTTCTAGCCCTGATCCTCATGACTGTCATGTTTGTTTGGCACTATGCAACCATCAAGAAATATGAATACGACCTTCACAACAAGGTTTCATTAGAGTGGCTTTTAGCCTTAGGACCAAGCTTAGGAATTGCTCGGGTTCCGGGAATTGGTCTAGTATTCAGTGATCTCACCTCTGGTATTCCAGCTAACTTCTCACGCTTTGTGACTAACCTCCCTGCCTTCCACCGTATACTCATCTTTGTGTGTGTAAAATCAGTTCCTGTCCCACATGTGCCCCCTGCTGAGCGGTATCTTGTTGGCCGTGTTGGTCCTACGGCTCATAGGTCCTATAGGTGTATTGTCCGGTATGGATATCGTGATGTTCATCAGGATGTCCATTCCTTTGAAACTGAGCTAGTTGAAAGACTAGCGGATTTCATTCGCTATGATTGGCATCAAACAAATTGGTCTAATTCTTGCAATGGGGATGATGCATCAAGATCAAATGAATCATCCAGTGAGAGTAAATTAGCTGTGATTGGAACAGTGGCATTCTCTGGGCCACCAGCTTATGAGATTGAGGAGAATGTGCAGCCAGAAAGTGTATCCATTGAGTTCCCAACTGTAGAAAGTGTTAGAGATGTTATTGAGATGGAACCAGTAGGTAAAAGAGTGAGGTTTGCCATTGACGACGAGTCTGAAACTGATGTGCAAACTGAAGTGGAAGCACAATTGCAAGAAGAGCTTGCATATCTCTATGCAGCTCAACAAGCAGGCACTGCATTCATATTGGGGCATTCCCATGTCCGAGCAAAGCAAGGTTCTTCTCTCTTCAAGAGACTGGCCATTGACTTTGGATATAATTTCTTGAGGAGGAATTGTAGAGGGCCAGATGTGGCACTCAAGGTGCCAACAGTGTCTCTTCTTGAGGTTGGCATGGTTTATGTAGTGTAG
- the LOC115954507 gene encoding uncharacterized protein LOC115954507 gives MGLRTLPLTPHGNLPSNFGVAQSLSNHRVKFNKSFKFTVSAKSEKDDQKEEAKESNQSLFGNITEALDFSQVRSAEDAQLLDEAREFTKSGGRMNREQYGALRRKIGGTYKDFFKSYVEVDGQYVEDGWIDKTCKVCKKDTKGEARQVDKLGRYVHVACLERSKSGNFFTRLFSR, from the exons ATGGGGCTGAGAACTCTTCCCTTGACACCACATGGCAATctcccttcaaattttggagtcGCACAAAGCTTGTCTAACCACAGGGTCAAGTTCAACAAGAGCTTTAAGTTCACAGTTTCAGCTAAATCAGAGAAGGATGATCAGAAGGAAGAAGCCAAGGAGAGCAACCAATCTTTGTTTGGTAATATAACCGAAGCTCTCGATTTTTCTCAAGTTAGATCTGCTGAGGATGCTCAGCTTCTGGACGAGGCCAGAGAGTTCACCAAGTCTGGAGGGAGAATGAATAGGGAACAG TATGGGGCTCTACGAAGGAAAATTGGGGGGACATACAAGGATTTTTTCAAGTCCTATGTTGAGG TGGATGGGCAATATGTTGAAGATGGTTGGATTGACAAAACGTGCAAGGTTTGCAAGAAAGATACTAAGGGTGAGGCAAGGCAAGTGGACAAGCTTGGAAGATATGTTCATGTAGCATGTTTGGAGAGGTCAAAATCAGGAAACTTCTTTACCAGACTTTTCTCAAGATAA